Proteins co-encoded in one Deltaproteobacteria bacterium genomic window:
- a CDS encoding Glu/Leu/Phe/Val dehydrogenase: protein MNLEEVIFNQFGDEWGPHKIIHLYKPSIPLQAIVVVDNIALGPAIGGVRLALEVTTEEVFRLARTMTWKNAAAGLAHGGAKAGIRMAADSPAELKERAIRAFANGIAELQEYIPGPDMGTNETHMAYIYDEIGRSVGRPKVTGGIPLDELGVTGYGLTVAAEILAPEVGLRLEGARMAIQGFGNVGKAAAFYLAQKGVLLVAASDSAGAIYNPAGIDVNRLTAIKKGGGKVLDYREAEIIPPETLFALPCDLLIPAARPDVITQANMDQIKASLVLEGANLPVTPEAESYLHDRGICAIPDFIVNAGGVIACAVEYHHGTEAEAFQTIAAKIRDNIHALLPMIREEKLYPRQAAFRLAQQRVKEAQSYRRTF from the coding sequence ATGAATCTAGAGGAGGTTATTTTCAACCAATTCGGAGATGAGTGGGGACCTCATAAAATAATCCACCTCTACAAACCATCGATTCCCTTGCAGGCCATTGTAGTGGTAGATAATATTGCCCTGGGACCGGCAATCGGGGGCGTCCGCTTGGCCCTTGAGGTGACCACTGAGGAAGTCTTTCGTCTGGCCCGGACCATGACCTGGAAGAATGCCGCTGCCGGACTCGCTCATGGCGGTGCTAAGGCCGGGATCCGGATGGCGGCCGATAGCCCGGCCGAACTCAAAGAGCGGGCAATTCGGGCCTTTGCGAATGGCATCGCTGAGCTGCAGGAGTATATCCCGGGTCCGGATATGGGTACCAACGAAACCCATATGGCCTATATTTATGACGAGATCGGCCGCAGCGTTGGCAGGCCCAAGGTAACCGGCGGAATCCCTCTGGACGAACTGGGGGTTACGGGCTACGGCCTGACGGTGGCTGCTGAGATACTGGCACCGGAGGTGGGTTTGCGCCTGGAAGGGGCCCGGATGGCAATTCAGGGATTCGGTAATGTCGGCAAAGCCGCGGCCTTTTATCTGGCCCAAAAGGGGGTGCTGCTGGTGGCGGCCAGTGACAGCGCCGGGGCGATTTATAATCCGGCCGGGATCGACGTCAACCGGCTGACTGCCATCAAAAAAGGCGGCGGCAAGGTGTTGGACTACCGAGAAGCCGAAATTATCCCCCCGGAAACCCTCTTCGCTCTTCCCTGTGACCTCCTCATCCCGGCGGCCCGGCCCGACGTCATCACCCAGGCAAACATGGATCAGATCAAAGCTTCTCTGGTCCTTGAGGGGGCCAATCTGCCGGTCACTCCAGAGGCGGAAAGCTACCTGCACGACAGAGGCATCTGCGCCATTCCGGATTTTATCGTCAATGCTGGCGGCGTCATCGCCTGTGCCGTAGAATACCACCACGGCACTGAAGCGGAAGCATTCCAAACCATCGCCGCCAAGATCCGGGACAATATCCATGCCCTCCTGCCCATGATTCGGGAGGA